The genomic interval CGGCGTAATTCATCAGTTCCCTTACCTTGTCGATACTGGTTTAACACATGTTGAATAGAAATGCGATGTCCTTTGATGCGTATATCGATTTCGCTATTGAAGTCGAAGTAGTCTTTTAGTTCCATTTTACTTCCGCCTTTGTGGGAGATATTGTATGACATCTCGATATTGATCAGGCTCGAAGGACTCCCAAATCCCACGCAACTCCTTGATGTAAATACCAATTGAGGTCCGTTGTGGGAAACAGAGAATTCCGGGTACATGTCCACCAGTCTGCAGATGCTCGATAAGATGCCTCGGCATTGTCGTTCGATTGTTAGTAACAAGGATATAGGTGTTGTGTTCAATCCACGTCAGAATGTCTGGATCGGGTGTTCCACGTGGAGGCACGCCCTTGTCTCCAATGAGTCGGACGTGTATTTCGCGGAGTTGTGCCTGAATGGTCCGATCGAGATGTTCGTCCAGAAGAAACCGTGGCCTCATGCCGGTTCATCCCAGAGTGGGTCGAACTCTCCTGCAGCAATCCGTTTTTCTCGCTCTTTTCGCAGGCGTTCCCTATCTTCAACGAGCACTAACGTTGGTCCCTGCACTTGCCGCCACTCCTGATCTAATCTTTTTTGTTCTTGTTTCACTCGTTTTAGGTAAGCTTCCACCTCTGTTTTGTTCGCCTCATAGTAAAGAAGCGTAGCATAGATTTTTTCTAAGGGCAGTTTTGGAAAACAACACAGAATTTCTTCCGGTTCTTTGCCTTGTAAACGCTCTTCTAATACTTCATCAATATAAACGCGATGCCCTTTGATGCGGATGCTGGTTTCATCAATAAAGTCGAAATAGTCTCGCACGTCCATAATTTGCCTCCTTTTGAGTGATGTTAAAATTTTATATAGAAGCGTGCCAAAAGTCAAGGAATAGTTACAGGTATCAGGCAGCAGGTTGCCTCTTTTTGATAACTACTGCGGGCACCACGCCATCACTGTTCCGAAACTCGCAAATGTGCTGTTTTCACCACTGGTTAGGATTCGCGAACCTTGGACGACGACTCGGGCGTCGCGGCTCGTAATCTTGTAACTTACGGGGGCATCTTTGGCGATGAGCGGTTCACCGTCTTCACGCCTGAGCTGATCCAGTCGATAGTGTACTGAACGATGCGATGGGACCTCGAATTCACAAGAGACGTTTTCTAAAGCGGGATCCTCATAGAGCACTTCAAGTAGACAAGATGTCCCTCTATCAGCGGTATTGGAGATGCATATAGATTCATGCGAAAAATACCCGCCGCCCTGTGCTTCCCATTCCTGTTCCACCGGGGTTAATGCCGCCATGTAGCCATCCGGAACGATCCAGACATAAGCCCCATCGCCATCTGAACTATAACTTTTGAGGGCATCTGTTATTGCCTCTGGATTGTCATTCACTTTGTCCAGTGAAATCACAAGAAATCGGGAATGTGTTTTTATCCCGTCTACCAATGTGGTATGTTTTAACTCGCCTCTCACATTTAGACATAACGTGTTATCTCCCAACATCATGAGGTGACTTACCCCTTGCGAGGCGAGCCAATCGCCGAATGTGTCGTTGAGAAGCGTTGTTAAGGTCTCCAGATCCAAGATACTTCGTTTGTAATCTTGAATCGTCGTCAGTAGTTGTCCAAAGTTCATATATCTCTCCTAAAAAACAACGAAAATTTTTCTACACCATCCAGCGTTCCCCAATCCCAAGGAGTGCCATTAACACTTGCAAAAGCACGGTCTCTGGATCGGTGCCCACAAACTGTCGGTGCGTATCAATATAGGTACCGTAATCGGCTGCCCATTCCGAAAAATAGGTCTCGTATTCCCAACCGTTCTCGGTCTGCCGAAAAACAGACCTGTCTGGATATGGGAGTTTCTGTTTTAAGAGTTGCTGTAGTTGCTCGGCGGTCGGTATCCACAAATCCTTAGAGTTTTCTGTGTTCGGTCGAAGTGCCTGAATCTCAGGGTGACGGCACAGCGCTAAGTATTCTTGGGAGTGTTTCTGGATTTCGGCTGGATTCATAGGTTGGTAATCGGATGATCGGCTTCCATTTTCAGATGAAGACATCTCCATGTTCATTTAAGGGATATTATACGATGTGAACAACCCAATGTCAATATTTTACAAATTTTGTCACCTTTTTGCAGAGATAACGTATTACAAAATACGTCATCATATTTTATAGAAACATAAAACATCTTGAGAAACCGACAAAGGGACATCCAATGAACTTTTTAATCGTACTTTCCATCTTTTGGGTGAGTGTGCTCGTCAAATTTTCTAGATATCCATAAATCCAGACGGCACCTTAATATCACTGGATACCAACAAGCACGGGTAATGAGACGTGTTTGTTAAAACGCAACCATTTTCAGAAAACAACTCATTGTTTGGGCAGGCACAAGACCTGCCCAATCTCATATTTCGGGGACAAATTGGTGGCATTTCTTATCTACTGCTGGAGATAATCACGATAGAGGTGACGCTTGAACGCTGCGTTGATCTCCGGCTGCGATAATTTCGTGTAGAGTTCCAACTTGCTATTGACGAAACCCAACAAAATCTCATCAATCACCTGCTCGAACTTATACCATTTATTATCCTCCGAATTATCGCCTTCAATCACCCGTCGCAGTTCCGCGTTTCCATGAATTTTTTGATGAATAGTGTCAAGGTCAACCTTATCCTCCGGCGTGAAATCCGTCTGATGGGCATCGTTGAGGGTATCAAGGATTTTGGAGAGGAAATCCCGCTGCGGGTCCCTAACGGTAGCGACATCGCTACCGATCCCTTTGACCTCGCTATCCTTCGGTTCAAGGGAGAGTTGTAAGCTGTCATGCGTTTTCTGGACACGAAATGAATCTAAGTCCACAGATGCTAAAACATCCGATGGATCGGGGTGCTCCCGTTTCGGGAGCTTTTTATTCAGAGTGCGACCAAAGACATACAACTTCTCCAACGCCACATCGGTGAAGGTAATCAACTGTGAGATGTATCCGTAGAGCCGAATGTAACTCTGTAAGGTAGAACGAAACTGCTCCCTATCATCTCTCTCAAGTTCTCGCCACCGCTTAACAACCGTATCGAGAATGCCCTGCAGAAGTTCGTCGGGTTGATCAGCATCGTAAAAGATATTACAGAATTGGTCGATCATCCCCTCATCGTAGAGGTCAAAATTGTCCAACTCGCGCTGTAGGTCATACAACCGATTCGGATCGGTCTCCTCTATGAGCGTCGTGGTCTGATAGTATTGTTGAAACGCTTCCTGCACCTGCTTCGGTTCATTTACGAAGTCGAGGACCAACGTATCCGTCTTACCGGTAGTAACGCGGTTTAGACGGCTCAAGGTTTGGACACATTGCAGCCCGTCCAATCGCTTATCGACATACATCGTCTGGAGCAGGGGTTCATCGAAACCTGTTTGGAATTTATTCGACACAATCAGAATCCGATATTCAGGACTCTTGAAGCTATCCGCAATGGAAACGCTTGGGGGTAACGCATTCATCCCGTTCTCCGTGTAGTCCTGCCCGTTATCCGTGTCGTGCACCGTGTCGCTAAAAGCGACAAGACACCCGTAGGGAAGCCCCATTTCCTTCATCTGTCTATCGAATTCTTGCTTGTATTTGACGCAGTGCAATCGGGACGGTGTGACCAACATCGCCCGCCCTTTTCCGCTGATCGTCTTTGCGGTGTGTGCGGTGAAGTGTTCCAGCATAATTCGGGTCTTGGTCTCAATGCTGTGGTGCTGTAGGTCGACGTAATTGGTCAGTTCCCGAAGCGTCCGCGCCTTCTCGTACTCTTTATCCTCCGGCACACTTTTGACGAGTTCAAAATATCTCTCAAAGGTGGTGTAGTTCTGTAGCACGTCCAGTGTAAAACCTTCGCTGATACTCTGGCGCATCGGGTAGACATGGAACGGAATAAATGTGCCTTTTGCGTCCTTCCGTCCAAAGAGTTCTAAGGTCTTGTTTTTCGGTGTGCCGCTGAAAGCG from Candidatus Poribacteria bacterium carries:
- a CDS encoding type I restriction endonuclease subunit R, which translates into the protein MPTYTEQRFEEHIEHHLNQSGYRSLQSADYDKSLCLIPDEVLQFIQDTQPKEYLKLKRQSDGEIPLKLLNRISREIEHRGIVDVLQKGVKDRGCHFHLTYFRPASGMNREHLRLYNLNRFSLIRQLHYSKKNEKSLDMTLFLNGLPLVTMELKNSLTGQTVTDAEKQYRTDRDPREPLFRFKRGLVHFAVGNEKVSMTTHLQRDRTRFFPFNKGIENPVNPNGHKTTYLWEDILHPDNLMELINDFIHEQETTEKVYDDKLKMVKDVKSHVLVFPRYHQLDVIRELKAAIVEEGVGQNYLIQHTTGSGKSNSIAWLAHLLTHLYRSPDDTQRIFDSIIVVTDRRILDKQLQNTIKQTERVAGVVHPVDATSAQLRGYLESGKDIIISTIQKFSVIAEEIGKLKSKTFAVIVDEAHSSQSGESARNLRTSLSKEIAETVEEDDPDAVLDIDARILEQMEQRRMQDHISYFAFSGTPKNKTLELFGRKDAKGTFIPFHVYPMRQSISEGFTLDVLQNYTTFERYFELVKSVPEDKEYEKARTLRELTNYVDLQHHSIETKTRIMLEHFTAHTAKTISGKGRAMLVTPSRLHCVKYKQEFDRQMKEMGLPYGCLVAFSDTVHDTDNGQDYTENGMNALPPSVSIADSFKSPEYRILIVSNKFQTGFDEPLLQTMYVDKRLDGLQCVQTLSRLNRVTTGKTDTLVLDFVNEPKQVQEAFQQYYQTTTLIEETDPNRLYDLQRELDNFDLYDEGMIDQFCNIFYDADQPDELLQGILDTVVKRWRELERDDREQFRSTLQSYIRLYGYISQLITFTDVALEKLYVFGRTLNKKLPKREHPDPSDVLASVDLDSFRVQKTHDSLQLSLEPKDSEVKGIGSDVATVRDPQRDFLSKILDTLNDAHQTDFTPEDKVDLDTIHQKIHGNAELRRVIEGDNSEDNKWYKFEQVIDEILLGFVNSKLELYTKLSQPEINAAFKRHLYRDYLQQ
- a CDS encoding DUF433 domain-containing protein, which gives rise to MDVRDYFDFIDETSIRIKGHRVYIDEVLEERLQGKEPEEILCCFPKLPLEKIYATLLYYEANKTEVEAYLKRVKQEQKRLDQEWRQVQGPTLVLVEDRERLRKEREKRIAAGEFDPLWDEPA